accaaccaaccagtcAATCGACCAGTGAACCACCTAAGAAGTTACCCATGTTTGGAGGACCGTGCTAAATGTGGCTTGCTAGGGAGGCTCATCGTGCACGTAAACGGAAACCAGCAAAGGTTTGGATCACCAATTTGGcgcggctgctgctgtttgtTTGGCTCCTGGGGTTGTAACTGGCCAGACTTGGCCGACTCTTGGCACTCGATGAGAAGATGTCCCGTCATTCCGTAGCCCATCAAACATCCCCGTCCCTGTTCGTCAAGAAAAGGGGACAGGAGAGCGAAAGgcttggccaagaagacTAAAAGCTGAGAcatgcatctccaacattCTCTTTTGGATGTCAACATGGTGAAGTGCCCGTCAGCCCTCCATGTGACTTTTTACCTTAAAAGTACTCGACTGGGGAAATCATTCCTTTGAACCAAGAATTTCTACGCTTTCATGGCCATCTCCGCAATCAAACACTCCTTTCCACCTTTCcgacagcatcaccaaacGGCGGTTGCGAAACTAACCAGGCATCCTACCGGGGTGGTGAGCCCAGCAATCCGGCGTGACTGCGAGTTTGCCCGGCGGTCGAACCAAGAtgctcaacaaccacaatctCATCCCGTACCGGGAGACAATGGGATTTAGACCACGGATGGAGCTGGGCTCAGTTGTGCAGCTCGTAGCATCCGCTGTAAATACTAGCCAGATTCCGGCTTGCGCTGTAAGTTGAAACCCTGCCGCATAGCTGTTGCCGTTTGCCCATGACCAGTTGATCTCGTGCCGAGAGTCTCCGTGTTCATATGGTACTGGGACAAACATTTTCACTAACACTTGGCCAATCGAAAGGTGTCATGTGTCACCGCGAGATGCGACATCAGAAATGCGACTTGTATATGCCAGAACGACGGCTACAGTTCTGAGATGGATGCGTGCATGTTCCGGTCATGTCGAATGTCGGATGCCCTATGTGCGTTACCACCAGCTCTGCTCAGCAGAACAATCCGCAACGGCTGACAATGTTATTCCTGGAATCTAGTCTCGAAAAATCTCACATCAACTCTCTGCAACGAACCAATTAGAGACAGAGGCTTGGAGTTCAAAGTCATCAATTTCCTGCTGGGGGGCATGGCCAGTGGTCTCGTCATCATGCGAATTCTCTTCAAGCGATATTTCAGTACGACGAAAAAACTCGGCCTAGACGATTGGACTGTACTTGTGGCCCTCCTGATTGGTATAGCGAGCGTAATAATTCAGGTGTTCTTCCTCACTCCTAGCGGCTTGGGAAAAGACATATGGACACTCAACATTACCATATTGCTTGACTTTGGGCACTACTTCTACGTCATGGAGATATTATATTTGACATTGATTACTTTGTTAAAAGTATCACTCTCGCTTTTCTACCTCAACATTTTTCCCGGCCAAGTTATTCGTCGCTTGTTGTGGGTAACTGTTGCGTTCCACGTTGCTTGTGGCTTCGCATTCATTCTCAAGACCGTGTTACAATGCACGCCGGTGGATTATAACTGGCAAAAGTTTGATGATGGCCCTCCAAATGCGGGGCATTGTATCGACATAAATGCTTCTGGGTGGGCGAATGGCGTGATTGGTGTGGTTGCAGACATCTGGCTATTTGCGTTACCTCTCACACAACTCAAGAGACTCAAGCTacactggaagaagaaagtgGGCGCTGCTATTATGTTTTTGACAGGTGGAATGTAAGTGGTACACTCGATTGGAATAATGTCAAGTGTAGTATGGCAAGCTAACAGCGTTTGTGCTATCAGCGTCACCATCGTATCCATGCTTCGGCTCAAGTCCCTCATCCATTTCGCCAACTCTTACAACCCTACCTGGGACCAATGGAGTGTGGTCTTCTGGTCTACTATTGAAGTTTCTGTTGGGTTCATATGTACATGTCTTCCCGCCCTGCGACTCATCCTGATCCGGATGTATCCCCGGACTTTCCAAACAGATTCCTATGGGACCTCCTGCACGGCATCAAGCAACGTGTATAGACACAATAGCAACGCGCATTATACTAATCGTACAACAATTGAAAATGATTATGCCGACCTCTCACAGTCAAATTTGGTACCTGGCCATCACCGTGGTAGCCTGAAAAACGACGAAGGCGATTTGGAAGCTCGCAGTGCAAAAGTTCACATACGATCaatgccagccatgccattTGACGAACAAAATATTGAGTTAGAGTCCAAAGATCTGGATTCTACACATCTGGCGCCAGGAAAGGAATCGCGGGGGTCATGATGATCCGTGGCACAGGGGAAGAGGTAAATGAGACCTAAAACACCACGGCAAACCTACAAAGCCTAAGCAATGGCTGTAAGTAAACAAAGAGTCATCGGGCGAGAGTCATGCTGCTGCACTCGCGTTCCACATGGCACTCTGTCGCGTTGAAGAATATTATAATACTTTTACTCTTGGGAAGGCAATTGTCGAAATATTGACTGTTCTCCCAAGTACTGACAACCACCCGAAACGCAAACCCTGCTAAATAAAAGAACAACACACGCGGAAAACTGCACATGCATAGAGCAAAATCACACCCAAGCAGGCAGGCACTTATCTGTATACTACCAGGTTTAGCTACAAATCGCAGCAGACTCATGAGCACTTAGCCGCCGTGGCACTGTGGTCATTaccacaccaaacaaagAGTCTGGCAAATGACTGGCTCGCCGTCTTTTGGTACCTCTTATTACACCAATAACCTGTAACTCCCTCTTTTGTTGCGTTGTTACAAAAAGAAATACAACACGAGGTATTGGCTGGAAGCCACACGTAGCTATGGATGTCGTATTCAAAGTCTATTCCGCCCTCTTCTGTGACGATGCGTGTTGCCGCACCAGTGTAATTGTCTCTTGAGAATCCTTGAAACATGAAGTCATCACTTGAGGGTGTAGTCTGGTTATTCAAGAAAGTTGGAGTGGCGGAAGCGGACgaagttgttgaaggtgTCTGTGAAGCTGTGGGCATCGGGCTATCGTGTTGTTAAAGACCTGCATGTCACAGCCATTTGCAAACCCAACGGGCTTGCGGGAAGTTGCAACAGTTATTACTTACGACACTGATGTGGTAGAGCCTGCTTCTGCGGGACTATCATTCGACTTATTGTTATTTCTTGTCGCAGCAACTGCTCCACCAACTCCTGCGCCAACTGCAATAACGACAATGACAGCCACAACGGTGAGCAGAATAAAGAATGACTTTcttcccaagcccatgatTGTGCCGTCTTTAGCAGGACCAACCCCTCCTTCATTTGCTATTGACTTTTCGAATCCAGACTCTGACTGGATGCTGACTCCCCCTGTTGTCTTGACATCCCATGGTACGGCCTTGGTGGTACTGGCGGCAGATTGAGGATtctggttgctggtgctgtgcTCACTTGGAACCACTACCTTGGTCGTGTCATTCAACTTTTCTGTAGATCTGCTCT
The genomic region above belongs to Pochonia chlamydosporia 170 chromosome 2, whole genome shotgun sequence and contains:
- a CDS encoding CFEM domain-containing protein, giving the protein MLNNHNLIPYRETMGFRPRMELGSVVQLVASAVNTSQIPACVSCVTARCDIRNATCICQNDGYSSEMDACMFRSCRMSDALCALPPALLSRTIRNG
- a CDS encoding gag-pol polyprotein (similar to Metarhizium robertsii ARSEF 23 XP_011410774.1), translated to MRILFKRYFSTTKKLGLDDWTVLVALLIGIASVIIQVFFLTPSGLGKDIWTLNITILLDFGHYFYVMEILYLTLITLLKVSLSLFYLNIFPGQVIRRLLWVTVAFHVACGFAFILKTVLQCTPVDYNWQKFDDGPPNAGHCIDINASGWANGVIGVVADIWLFALPLTQLKRLKLHWKKKVGAAIMFLTGGIVTIVSMLRLKSLIHFANSYNPTWDQWSVVFWSTIEVSVGFICTCLPALRLILIRMYPRTFQTDSYGTSCTASSNVYRHNSNAHYTNRTTIENDYADLSQSNLVPGHHRGSLKNDEGDLEARSAKVHIRSMPAMPFDEQNIELESKDLDSTHLAPGKESRGS